One segment of Fusarium oxysporum f. sp. lycopersici 4287 chromosome 7, whole genome shotgun sequence DNA contains the following:
- a CDS encoding glutaminyl-tRNA synthetase, translating to MSDPVAEVTEGTVKLVLDEVTGEQVTRNELKKRTQKRAKKAAAQASREEKAKNQEANPKPAAPKPKVQEPTQLDPDAMFKQGFLADVYKERPVKPVVTRFPPEPNGYLHLGHAKAIAIDFGFARYHGGKTILRFDDTNPDEEEEVYFEWILKIIRWLGFEPSAITHSSDNFQKLFDLAKELIKKEKAYVCHCNEAEIKLQRGGKEGKEGPRYRCKHAEQDVETNLQKFQDMHDGKYEPQTAFLRMKQDITSGNPQMWDLAAYRIPKKQKPHHRAPEWKIFPTYDFTHCLCDSFEGITHSLCTTEFILSRESYEWLNKSLEVYEPMQREFASELSRSWVEGGIVRGLGRPSTVHTDAIKRRGIPPGALLAFINELGVTTAKTIIQIARFEQTVRRYLENTVPRLMLVLDPVPIVIEDLEETQELEVPYSPKDPKFGTHKVRLTKTVYIDRSDFREEDIKGYFRLAPGKTVGLLNAPHPIKATSFEKDESGKVTSIKAVFDKESKPKTYIQWVPEGSIKLEARVHSALFKSDDPTAAEGGFLNDVNPNSEVVYPEALVEEGFKEVRERAPWPVTAGETSEASGPESVRFQAMRVAYFAMDSDSTDDKIVLNRIVSLKEDREKN from the exons ATGTCCGACCCTGTCGCTGAGGTCACCGAGGGCACTGTCAAGCTCGTGCTTGACGAGGTGACGGGAGAGCAGGTCACGCGCAACGAGCTGAAGAAGCGCACTCAAAAGCgagccaagaaggctgctgccCAGGCCTCGCGAGAGGAGAAAGCGAAGAACCAGGAGGCTAACCCTAAGCCTGCTGCGCCTAAGCCTAAGGTCCAGGAACCTACCCAGCTCGACCCCGATGCTATGTTCAAGCAGGGCTTCCTCGCCGACGTTTACAAGGAGCGACCTGTGAAGCCTGTAGTTACTCGATTCCCTCCTGAGCCGAACGGATATCTTCATTTGGGTCACGCTAAGGCTATTgccattgactttggctttgctCGCTATCATGGTGGCAAGACG ATTCTTCG ATTCGACGACACGAACCccgacgaagaggaggaagtttACTTTGAATGGATCCTTAAGATTATCAGATGGCTTG GCTTTGAGCCCAGTGCCATCACCCACTCAAGCGACAACTTCCAGAAGCTCTTCGATCTtgccaaggagctcatcaagaaggagaaggcctACGTCTGCCATTGTAATGAGGCCGAGATTAAGCTCCAGCGCGGtggaaaggaaggaaaggaGGGTCCCCGTTATCGATGCAAGCATGCCGAACAGGATGTCGAGACAAATCTCCAGAAGTTCCAGGACATGCATGATGGAAAATACGAGCCTCAGACCGCTTTCCTCCGCATGAAGCAGGACATCACAAGCGGAAACCCCCAGATGTGGGATCTTGCAGCCTACAGAATAcccaagaagcagaagcctCACCACCGAGCTCCCGAGTGGAAGATCTTCCCTACCTACGATTTCACACACTGCCTTTGCGATAGCTTCGAGGGTATTACTCACAGTCTGTGCACAACCGAGTTCATTCTGTCTCGTGAAAGTTACGAGTGGTTGAACAAGTCTCTCGAGGTTTACGAGCCTATGCAGCGAGAGTTTG CAAGCGagctctcaagaagctgggtCGAGGGTGGAATTGTTCGTGGGCTGGGACGACCCTCGACTGTACACACTGATGCTATCAAGCGCCGAGGTATTCCTCCTGGTGCTCTTTTGGCCTTCATCAACGAGCTTGGTGTTACCACAGCCAAGACAATCATCCAGATTGCTCGATTCGAGCAGACCGTTCGCCGATACCTCGAGAACACAGTACCAAGACTCATGCTTGTCCTGGATCCTGTCCCCATCGTCATTGAGGATTTGGAAGAGACCCAGGAGCTCGAGGTTCCCTACTCACCCAAGGACCCCAAGTTCGGTACACACAAGGTCCGCCTAACCAAGACCGTTTACATTGACCGCTCCGATTTCCGAGAGGAGGACATCAAGGGCTACTTCCGACTTGCCCCTGGAAAGACTGTTGGTCTTCTCAACGCTCCTCACCCTATCAAGGCCACTTCATTCGAGAAGGACGAGTCAGGCAAAGTTACCAGCATTAAGGCCGTGTTCGACAAGGAGAGCAAGCCCAAGACTTACATCCAGTGGGTGCCTGAGGGCTCCATCAAGCTAGAAGCCCGAGTGCATAGCGCTCTGTTCAAGTCTGACGATCCCACAGCCGCTGAGGGCGGCTTCTTGAACGATGTCAACCCCAACAGCGAGGTTGTTTATCCCGAGGCCCTGGTTGAGGAGGGCTTCAAGGAGGTGCGCGAGAGAGCTCCCTGGCCTGTCACCGCTGGTGAGACGAGCGAGGCTAGTGGCCCCGAGAGTGTTCGATTCCAGGCCATGCGTGTTGCCTATTTT GCTATGGACTCGGATAGCACAGATGACAAGATCGTGCTCAATCGCATTGTTTCACTGAAGGAGGATCGCGAGAAGAACTAG